From the Meleagris gallopavo isolate NT-WF06-2002-E0010 breed Aviagen turkey brand Nicholas breeding stock chromosome 17, Turkey_5.1, whole genome shotgun sequence genome, one window contains:
- the CABIN1 gene encoding calcineurin-binding protein cabin-1 isoform X5, producing the protein MFMNMIRIAALNASSTIEDDYEGTFKSHKTQTKEAQEAEAFALYHKALDLQKHDRFEESAKAYHELLEIRLLREAVLSGDEKEGLKHPGLMLKYSTYKNLAQLAAQRDDLETAMEFYLEAVMLDSTDVNLWYKIGRVAIKLIRLPLARHAFEEGLRCNPDHWPCLDNLITILYTLSDYPTCLYFICKALEKDCLYSKGLVLKEKIFEEQPLLRKDSLRMFLKCDMSIHNVNVSTAETGRIIDEALELRKKRQALLVQEREPDLKLIQPIPFFTWKCLGEALLAMYHHLTTCDPPRPSLGKRIDLSEYRDPVQHLVLSPTSTPVSVIQPTPVSTTAVVTMPEPVLAYTPVTPNFPSHSQNSLEPGATVGEQGDISAGDKSKKGVKRRRITEDSGETAKRRSARVRNTKCKKEEKVDFQELLVKFLPSRLRKLDPEEEEDPFNNYEVQSEIKEENFQHVGPHRMSFDSTTFMESEKQDVHEFLLDNLNNGGILELMMRYLKVISQKFLVKWPPGLSEVVLSIYTSWRKHSTSLPNPLLRDSSNQHIKDMMLMSLSCMELQLDQWLLAKGKNSTVSPRNCPAVSVNGKFGSDLPGIHFLGDLLQLSFASSQRDLFEEGWMEFVTRVYWLKARFLALQGDMEQALENYDICTEMLQSSTTMQRKAGDDSNIIIRLPNLHVDSVVSLEEIDKNLKSLERCQSLEEIQRLYEAGDYTAVVHLLRPTLCFSGRVKHLEFVTSIPERPAQLLLLQDSLLKLQDYKQCFECSEVALNEASQQMMNMTAASAKEEWVATVTQLLIGIDSSLSSDNSILKESSVTSSLVRLTTNLIQIIDCSMAVQEEPKEPYVSSVLPWIILHRIIQHEEDAFRSLCCQQQQNQGEGVNPDTPMLPSSLMLLNTAHEYLGRRSWCCNSDGALLKFYVQVLEKELAASTSEDTHPYKEELETALEQCFYCLYGFPSKKSKARYLEEHSVQQVDLTWEDALFMFEYFKPKTLPEFDSYKTSTVSADLANLLKKTATIVPRTDKPMLSLDTVSAYIEGTCSKAPSLPDGADYSPPVVTELYYLLADYHFKNKEQSKAIKFYMHDICICPNRFDSWAGMALARASRIQDKLNSNELKSDGPIWKHSTPVLNCFKRALEIDSSNLSLWIEYGTISYALHSFASRQLKQWKSELPPEVVQQMEERRDSMLETAKLCFTSASRCEGDGDEEEWLIHYMLGKIAEKQKQPPVVYLLHYKQAGHYLHEEAARYPKKIHYHNPPELAMEALEVYFRLHASILKLVGKPDSGVDAEILLSFMKEASEGPFARGEEKNTPKATEKEKACMVDEDSHSSAGTVPGPGTSLPSSSGPGLTSPPYTATPVDHDYVKCKKPCQQATPDGILFLLLPVTACFK; encoded by the exons ATGTTTATGAACATG ATTCGAATCGCTGCACTGAATGCAAGCTCCACAATTGAGGATGACTATGAAGGTACCTTCAAAAGTCATAAGACACAGACAAAGGAAGCACAA GAAGCAGAAGCTTTTGCTTTGTACCACAAAGCCTTGGACCTTCAGAAACATGACCGCTTCGAAGAGTCTGCCAAAGCTTACCATGAGCTGCTCGAGATCCGTCTTCTGCGAGAG GCAGTTCTTTCTGGTGATGAGAAAGAAGGGCTGAAACATCCAGGCTTGATGTTAAAATATTCCACCTATAAGAACCTAGCACAACTGGCAGCACAACGGGATGACCTAGAGACAGCCATGGAGTTTTATTTGGAG GCTGTAATGCTAGACTCCACTGATGTCAACCTGTGGTATAAAATTGGTCGTGTGGCAATAAAACTCATCCGCTTGCCTTTGGCTCGTCATGCTTTTGAAGAAGGTCTCAGGTGTAACCCTGACCACTGGCCTTGTTTAGATAACCTTATCACTATTTTGTACACACTCAGTGACTACCCAA CATGTTTGTACTTTATCTGCAAAGCCTTGGAGAAGGATTGTCTCTACAGCAAAGGATTGGTTCTGAAGGAGAAGATCTTTGAGGAGCAGCCTCTCCTCCGCAAAGATTCCTTAAGGATGTTCCTCAAATG TGACATGTCTATCCATAACGTAAATGTGAGTACAGCTGAAACAGGAAGAATCATAGATGAAGCTCTGGAGTTACGTAAGAAAAGACAGGCTTTGCTGGTGCAGGAGAGAGAACCGGACCTCAAGCTGATCCAGCCAATTCCCTTTTTCAC ATGGAAGTGTTTAGGAGAAGCTTTACTTGCCATGTATCACCACCTCACAACATGTGATCCTCCTCGGCCCAGTCTGGGAAAGAGAATTGATCTCTCAGAATACCGAGACCCTGTTCAGCATTTGGTTCTTTCTCCTACCTCAACTCCTGTCAGTGTCATTCAGCCAACTCCTGTCAGCACCACTGCAGTGGTGACAATGCCAGAACCTGTGTTAGCTTATACTCCCGTGACACCCAACTTTCCAAGCCACAGTCAGAATTCATTGGAACCAGGAGCTACTGTAGGTGAGCAAG gTGATATATCTGCAGGAGATAAATCCAAGAAAGGGGTGAAGCGAAGAAGAATTACAGAAGATAGTGGTGAAACAGCAAAAAGGAGATCTGCCAGAGTCCGGAACACGAAGtgtaaaaaagaagagaaggttgACTTTCAAGAACTGTTGGTAAAATTCCTTCCCTCCAG ATTAAGGAAATTAGAtccagaggaggaggaggacccTTTCAATAACTATGAGGTGCAGTCAGagatcaaagaagaaaatttccaACATGTTGGTCCTCATAGAATGTCATTTGATTCTACGACATTCATGGAATCTG AGAAGCAGGATGTTCATGAATTCTTGCTGGATAACCTGAACAATGGTGGTATCTTGGAGCTGATGATGAGATATCTGAAGGTCATCAGCCagaagttcctggtgaagtGGCCTCCTGGCTTGTCTGAGGTTGTGCTTAGTATCTATACTAGCTGGAGAAAGCACAGTACGAGCCTCCCCAATCCATTACTGAGGGACTCAAGTAATCAGCATATCAag GATATGATGCTGATGAGCCTttcctgcatggaactgcaaTTAGATCAGTGGCTGCTGGCAAAAGGGAAGAACTCTACAG TTTCTCCACGAAATTGCCCTGCTGTCTCTGTGAATGGAAAGTTTGGCTCTGACTTGCCAGGAATTCATTTCTTGGGAGACCTGCTACAGTTATCGTTCGCGTCCTCGCAGCGAGATTTATTTGAGGAAGGCTGGATGGAGTTTGTCACTCGGGTGTATTGGCTGAAAGCTCGCTTTCTGGCGCTCCAG GGAGACATGGAACAGGCACTTGAAAACTATGATATttgcactgaaatgctgcagagcTCCACTACAATGCAGCGTAAAGCTGGTGATGACAGCAACATCATAATACGATTACCTAATCTGCATGTTGATTCCGTAGTTTCTTTAGAAGAG ATTGATAAAAACCTAAAATCTCTGGAGAGATGCCAGTCTTTGGAAGAGATCCAGCGACTGTATGAGGCAGGGGATTATACTGCAGTGGTGCATCTGCTTCGCCCAACGTTATGCTTTAGTGGAAGAGTCAAACATCTGGAATTTGTAACATCCATACCAGAGAGACCGGCACAGCTGCTTCTCCTACAG GACTCTTTGCTCAAGCTGCAAGATTACAAGCAATGCTTTGAATGCTCAGAAGTTGCCTTGAATGAAGCAAGTCAGCAGATGATGAATATGACGGCAGCCTCTGCTAAAGAAGAGTGGGTTGCTACAGTAACACAGCTGCTCATAGGAATAGATAGTTCATTATCATCAGACAACAGCATCCTGAAAGAATCTTCTGTAACATCAAGCCTCGTTCGATTAACAACCAACTTGATTCAG ATCATAGACTGCAGCATGGCAGTCCAGGAAGAACCCAAAGAACCGTATGTCTCCTCAGTTCTTCCATGGATCATCCTACACAGGATCATCCAGCATGAAGAAGATGCTTTTCGATCCctttgctgccagcagcagcagaaccaggGTGAAGgag TGAATCCTGATACTCCTATGCTACCTTCTTCACTTATGCTGCTGAACACTGCTCATGAGTATTTGGGAAGAAGATCCTGGTGCTGCAACTCAGATGGTGCTCTTCTCAAGTTCTAT GTGCAGGTACTAGAAAAAGAACTTGCAGCATCCACTTCTGAAGATACTCACCCATACAAAGAAGAGCTGGAAACAGCTTTGGAGcaatgtttttattgtttatatGGTTTTCCtagcaaaaaaagcaaagcaaggtaCCTAGAAGAACATTCAGTACAGCAG GTGGATCTCACGTGGGAAGATGCCTTGTTTATGTTTGAATATTTTAAGCCTAAAACTCTTCCAGAATTTGACAGTTACAAAACCAGCACCGTTTCTGCTGACTTGGCCAACCTTTTAAAGAAGACTGCTACTATTGTTCCTCGGACAGACAAACCTATGCTGAGCCTAGATACTGTGTCTGCCTATATCGAAGGAACATGCAGCAAG GCGCCATCTCTCCCAGATGGTGCAGACTATTCTCCACCAGTGGTGACTGAGTTGTATTACCTTCTGGCAGACTACCACTTCAAGAATAAAGAACAGTCCAAGGCCATCAAATTTTACATGCATGACATTTGCATTTGCCCAAACAG GTTTGATTCGTGGGCAGGCATGGCTCTGGCTCGAGCAAGTCGTATTCAGGACAAGTTGAACTCTAATGAACTGAAAAGTGATGGCCCAATCTGGAAGCATTCTACTCCTGTCTTGAATTGCTTCAAGCGAGCCCTCGAGATCGACAGCTCTAATCTCTCCCTGTGGATAGAATATGGCACCATTTCTTACGCCCTGCATTCTTTTGCATCTCGACAGCTTAAGCAGTGGAAATCAGAACTCCCTCCTGAAGTTGTGCAGCAG ATGGAAGAACGCCGAGACAGCATGTTGGAGACAGCCAAGCTGTGCTTTACGTCAGCATCTCGCTGCGAGGGGGACGGCGACGAAGAGGAGTGGCTTATTCACTATATGCTGGGAAAGattgctgagaaacagaaacagcCTCCCGTCGTCTATCTGCTTCATTACAAGCAGGCAGGTCATTACCTGCACGAGGAGGCTGCCCGATATCCAAAGAAGATTCACTACCATAATCCACCAGAACTTGCCATGGAAGCACTGGAG GTGTACTTCCGACTTCATGCTTCTATTTTGAAACTTGTGGGGAAGCCAGATTCTGGAGTAGATGCGGAGATATTACTTAGCTTCATGAAAGAAGCTTCTGAGGGACCTTTTGCCAGGGGTGAGGAAAAGAACACCCCAAAAGCTACAGAAAA GGAAAAAGCTTGCATGGTTGATGAAGACTCTCACTCTTCAGCTGGAACAGTGCCAGGCCCTGGGACTTCCCTGCCCTCATCCTCTGGTCCAGGTCTGACATCCCCACCTTACACAGCCACTCCAGTTGACCACGATTACGTCAAATGTAAAAAACCCTGTCAGCAGGCAACGCCGGACG GCATTCTCTTCCTGCTTTTACCTGTCACGGCTTGCTTTAAGTAA